The following are from one region of the Marinomonas sp. CT5 genome:
- a CDS encoding glycoside-pentoside-hexuronide (GPH):cation symporter, translating into MSNSHYETSRKERFSYYTFFTGQNIIFMFVTIFISVYYTSVLGLSAGTVGIIFLLARVWDAVNDPILSIIVERSRLKGGKFKPWVNAIAWAVPLATILIFAFGDYLAEQPMWIRVTYAFATYVGWGMLYTVSDAPAYAIGSVMTQNKDERNVIYSFVRFGGFVGMVIAMVSAPWLVEKLEGKWTLAALIMCIVAMFLMLTIRTVKERHVVEQEVPTLKQILGTVTGNKYLLMFILAFVFIGGSNFAFTLMPYIARDVFNDPSLSGLLLFAMIGPAMLASPLVPIGIRKVGKIGTFAWASAALAVLSVITWGLGHQHLEVFVALTMIKAIALGVTLIMPSIFIADCIEYGYIRSGKRLEAVTFATQTFANKATTAVGGAIAMGYLALVGFVESTGGAVVKQTPQVIQGMWDALNLGNAIGATIGLVIFLYSYKLTDQVLADLKPDDLPENKNTTLNETIVAK; encoded by the coding sequence ATGTCCAACTCTCACTATGAAACCAGCCGTAAAGAACGGTTTAGCTATTACACTTTTTTCACAGGTCAGAACATTATTTTTATGTTCGTGACTATTTTTATCAGCGTTTACTACACCTCAGTACTCGGTTTATCCGCTGGAACGGTGGGCATTATCTTTCTTTTGGCGAGAGTCTGGGATGCCGTTAATGACCCGATCTTATCGATTATAGTGGAACGTAGTCGATTAAAAGGCGGTAAATTTAAGCCTTGGGTAAATGCCATCGCATGGGCGGTCCCTCTGGCGACCATACTGATATTTGCTTTTGGGGATTATCTTGCTGAGCAACCTATGTGGATTCGCGTAACGTATGCCTTCGCCACTTACGTCGGCTGGGGAATGTTGTATACCGTCTCGGACGCTCCCGCTTATGCCATTGGATCAGTAATGACACAGAATAAAGATGAACGAAATGTCATTTATTCTTTTGTACGTTTCGGTGGTTTTGTCGGTATGGTAATTGCCATGGTTAGCGCACCTTGGCTAGTGGAAAAACTTGAAGGTAAATGGACATTAGCGGCGCTTATTATGTGTATTGTCGCCATGTTTTTGATGCTCACCATACGCACAGTGAAAGAGCGTCATGTAGTAGAGCAAGAGGTTCCGACTCTCAAACAAATATTGGGCACAGTCACTGGCAATAAATACTTACTGATGTTTATTCTTGCCTTTGTCTTTATTGGTGGATCAAACTTTGCTTTCACCTTAATGCCCTATATCGCACGGGATGTCTTTAATGACCCATCTCTTTCCGGTTTACTCCTATTCGCCATGATAGGCCCAGCCATGCTGGCTTCTCCTTTAGTTCCCATTGGCATTCGTAAAGTTGGTAAAATTGGTACCTTTGCTTGGGCTTCTGCGGCATTGGCGGTTTTGTCGGTCATTACTTGGGGACTTGGCCATCAACATCTTGAAGTGTTTGTTGCTTTAACCATGATTAAAGCCATCGCCCTTGGCGTCACATTAATTATGCCAAGCATCTTCATTGCTGATTGCATTGAATATGGCTACATACGCTCAGGGAAACGCTTAGAAGCGGTGACCTTTGCCACCCAAACCTTCGCCAATAAAGCTACCACAGCCGTTGGCGGTGCCATTGCAATGGGATACTTGGCTTTGGTGGGTTTTGTTGAATCTACTGGAGGAGCGGTTGTAAAGCAGACACCACAAGTCATTCAAGGTATGTGGGACGCTCTCAATTTAGGCAATGCAATTGGCGCGACCATTGGCTTGGTCATCTTTTTATACAGTTATAAACTAACAGACCAAGTCTTAGCCGACCTAAAACCTGATGATTTGCCTGAGAATAAAAACACTACTTTAAATGAGACAATTGTTGCTAAATGA